Genomic window (Musa acuminata AAA Group cultivar baxijiao chromosome BXJ1-9, Cavendish_Baxijiao_AAA, whole genome shotgun sequence):
ATTTGTCCTCACACATTCCTCGACAAATGTCATTAGAAAGCACTAGGAATTTGATACTATTTAGACAAGTGAGAACTTCCAATAGTTGAAAGTAGCcccaacaaaaaaaataaatgaagggGAAATAAAGTCATGCCTCAAGTGCATATGTATTGGTGCAAAATATGTGATGCAATACATAAGGTCGGTCACTAGGTTGAGCAAGCACTAGCTTGAACTCAATCGGAATATGATTGATAGATCTCTCAAAGAATCTTTAGGTTAGAGGTCTTTATTGCTTAGATGGCCAAGCTGCACCAAGGACTCTGCACTAGATGGCCAAGCTGCACCACACAATGGATTCACCTCCACTAAGGGAGTGAGTAGCTTCCATTGGATTAGCCAATTCAGCTCCTTTCAAGGGTGAAGCTTTCCTTTCCAACATTAGGGGTGGTGATGGGGATAACATCCTATTTGAGTTCAAGGtgttggaggaggaagctaaGGAAGATATTGTAGACCTTAAGCTAGGTTGCTGGGAGGCCTTGAGAGTTTGTAGAGTCTTTGATATGTAAGAAATCCTTCAAGCaattgatgggtatttataggagaGGAAGATAATGTTTCGCTTGCCCAATCCTCCTTTTGACTCCCGAATGCTTCGAGTAAAGTATGACACGTGATGCCATCAATATGGCTTAGGATGCATAGCGCTATCCTAGGGTCATAGTAGTTAGACGAATCATCTTCGTGATTGTAATCGAATCTGTCACAATCTACGTAATGACCATATGTCAACAAGTCAATTTGCTATGACCCCTCTTTACTGTAGGTAGGTATGATACGTGCAATTATATTTGAATCTACTCATATTCTCTTGCTCATTGATGGGATAGTGCGCCTTGCATGTGTGTCAATTGAACCCTCGCCTCACCGTACGACGATGACACTGATAATATACACTATCGCTCCTAGTTACCTGACCCTATCATGTTATCGCACCAAGCCTTGTGGCCTTTCGTGTGTTATTACACCGTTACACCTAGTTGTTTGACCTTATCGTGCCATCACACTTGGCCCTACGATCCTTCGTACATTTGGTCGCATGACTCTATCAAGCTATTACACTTATCCCTTTGGCCCTTTGTGCATGTGTGGTTGTCTGATCCTATGGTGCCATCACACCTACGATCCTCCGTGTTCCCCTATAAATGGTCATTGGACCAATAATACGTCACTTAGCACAGCTTCTCGATCCTTTGCGTATTGCCATCTTCATCAATTTTTTCTGAACCAGCACACCATCGTCCATTGATGGCCGGTAATTATCGAAACGGTGCCGGTCGCTACTTAAATGCACTCGACCCCGGCACCACAGCCGACGGCACTCTTTCGCCGTATAGAGTAGTGTAGTTCCAGTCCAACATCCAATTCCAAACAGCACGACCGCGAGAGTGGTTGATCAATCCGGAGATCCGATTCGATCGGATCTGGCAGAGGCGCGCGGCGATCCGTCCTTATTTGATGGGGGTGGCGGCCATGGCCGCCTTCATGGGAGTCCGAGACGCCATATCAACGGGCGCCGGCGGAGTGGCTGCAtcggcggcgatggcagctggtgGATCTCCGGATGCTGCCCTGAACTTCGGCGACGGTGCCGTCCTTCCCTACTCGCCGGCCAAGGTGAAGACTGCCCCTAGGGGCCGCGCATCCTCGTGgtcctcccttctcctcctcctcggccgcACTCGGAAGCTCGCCAAGGTCCGGCTCCTCCTCGCCGCCGGTGTCCTGCTCGCCCTCGTCCTCCTTGCTAACCCGGTGGGGCCTCTCATTGGGTGGAATCACCAGCCGTCTTCGTCCGCCTCCTCGCCCTCCAGGTATTATCTCACTGTCCCTGGGTCTCCTTCTATTCAAGTAGTATTTAGACGCCATCAAGTTGTCATTTTTAATACGGCTTGAAGAAATTTGGAAAATGTATTGTTTTATCTTCTTCAATGACCTAGGAGTCCTCTTGTTTCAAGAATTTGTTCTTGTTTCGACTCTGATCTTGGCTTAATCTTTTATTTGAGATTGTAATGgaaagtaaataacaaaaagaaaacaaCTGTTCAGTTATGGGGGGTTAAAACCCCTCGTCGTTCATTCCATTTTGGGACCATTTGTAGCTCAAAGTGGAAGACTGAATGAGGTCGGATATTTATGGAAAGGGAGAATCATGATCTTATTGCTTGTGGAAGATGTTATATAGCTTCCATAATTCTGAATCCAGCTTGACAGTATATCTACAATTCCTGGGACAATAAATTCCAAAATTGGCTGGATATATAGCTTATCTACTTGAAACTATGGAAAATGAAAGCGTAATTGTCTACCGGAAGCAACTGCTAGTATTTTGGTTCCTTTGGCATGACAGGTTGTCTATGGTCCATTTTAAGAGCCAAGAAATGGACCATCATGTTCCATATGCAAGGCAGATATGAGATATAAATAAGTTGTATGGATCAAATTCTGGGAACTTGGATAGAATTTGAAATAGTGGAGACCTTCACACCTAAAGAAAATAAGTCAAAAATAACAAcagagatagatagagagagtggATGTGTGTTCTATCAGTAGCATTAAAGTTGACTAGAGCTTTTTTCTATAGGGGAAAATCCAAAGGGAAGTGAGATCATGAGATGGGTAAATGGTTGTGAAATAGAATTATGATGAGTATTGATCAAATTGGTCCCACTACcatacttgaaattaaaattgttAGAAGACTGATTCAGGCTACAACATTAACCTTTACTCTTTCAGTTTATTTATCATGACTACTTGTCATTGGCCTGCTAAGAAGCATGGATCCTTAAATACGCTTCCAATGTCTACGTTGGGACACATCCAaaatagtgatttaaaaagcgctaggcgttaaAAGACGCCAAGAtccaaaaacgcccaaggcgctaggcgctcgcccgagcgaagcgaggtgctaaaatataaaaatatataatataattaataaatataattatttaaaattttaaataaaaatatgctattaaattaagaaaatctaagatacaaaatcacaatgccacattaacaaaaagtttcaaaattcaaaacaataaaattttacatcaaagtcattcatcataatcaatgttatcgtcattttcacacaaatcatcttcattgaattcgtcttcttcctcttgtccttcgattccttcctcttcatcaagatatgtttcattctctatgtcttcaacaatagcaggagccgagcttgatgcttttgcactcatttttctctttgacatctgtcttgtatatgtttgtaattctccagcacctgaagcttttgccacatctccccatgtcaatctatcatcttcaaatacaagctcgtcttcagcatcttgcaagttagcacccatttctcctactaaccactcatttgaatcatcaatatcttgcaatgagattgaatcaaatctatttttcaaatcatgacgagtcttcaaagcttgattatactttatgtaaacaagatcgtgcaatcgttgatgttctaaccgatttcttctcttcgagtgaatctgtcatgtcatataatttaaaaatatattaatacatatctAAATagattaattaattaaaacaaaattatttagtaatacttacatgctcaaagacactccagtttcgctcacaacccgaagcactacatgtcaaactaagtactttaatagcaaatttctgtaagttcggggtggaatttccaaatagactctccACCGTTcagttgcaaaatttatgttattattagcaataacatagtaacataatatatatgaaattaattatatcaaattattaatacctggagaggtagttgccctggatcgaacggcaattggaattccaaaaagaccttcagcatttttatataaagataattcatgaataatcttatcttgaacctcaaggctgggaactaatcttgcaacgcactgatataatccacccaaaacttctgcatcaaatccaacatatttaatcttataaaagaattcagggttcaaataatatcctgctgtatgtaagggacgatgaagttgacaattccatctttcgtcaatgattgtaaaaattttctcatatttttcttcattttcattaaaagatcttttaatcgtctcctttgctctatccatagcctcataaatatatcccattgcaggcttattttcattattcaccaaccgaaggactcgaacaagagggcccattacttttaatatataaactacatgattccaaaaggatggtattaagatgatatcagcagccctcttgccttttgcttcttttgcccatttgattGTCActcatttctcagaggtaaatatatttctcagagtatgtttttgacgatgcacgctctgtaatgtcaagaatgaagtagcaaatcgggtgacaccatgtctcactaattctttattccctgtaaatgttgaatctcgtattttgaagatgaaaccacttgatatgtgtttatgttttaatctgcgttttgagtgacgcaggatgcttcaatcaggatgagacaattaaagcaggaaaaatcatgttgtgccggaggaacatatcagaagattggatgtcgggccgatggatcggtcgacgtatcgacagaaggcttcaggccgtggactcgggcatcgggccaagaagagcgggtattgtgccaaggatatcggagttacggagtcaactggccgattaggcaataggccgcaggagaggacgatgcgccgaagaatcggacgaagcgtcgagggaccaatgacatgccggacaatttggttaattgcttaggattaattgtctcgatcgaagttttgttttacatgtgcatgattaactacgataaaagtaagatatgcagcaggagttgcgccggagtcaagacaatgatcacgttaggagttcgagagttcgacggaagttcggacagtcgtcggaggttctgcgggaacaaatccgagaagtctatgagcttgccaaagaagctcgtcggaactcgccaagtggatcgtcgcaagtccaggagtttgtcggaagtccgcaggagcatcaccgagggttcatcggatgattgacggaagttcgccggaagctcgccggaagaagcgattgacgcatcgaagcaagttgcagtaaatgtcttaggaaatatcgtagttagcacaatgattaagttggaaatgggaggtgatcccattaacttaatcttggggcaattgggcccctgaaaaacccaaattgggtcgaatggatcaacccattcggaccctgatttctgccaggcggtggcaccgcctgggctcagtctccgagcgagactgggcggtgcaaccgcccctgataggaggtggcaccgcctgagctcggtcttcgagctctagcaggaggtgcaaccgcctcagtcaggcggtggcaccgcctgagctcggtcttcgagctctggcaggcggtgcaaccgcccctgacaagaggtggcaccgcccaaaggctcagtcttcgagctctgccaggcggtgcaaccgccagatcccggaattccgggaattgacagttttgagctcggaattcaaactgggttggggcctataaataccccaccctttcagcactgaaagggcactaaaatacaccgaaatcctgatcttattctgtgatttttagagctcaaaattgttgtaaaggccaaaagttcttctccctcttttcttccaagttctgatctttaaagagaggagagaaaattttgtaagggttgtctcctaagcccgtcaaaaggagtgaaactgtaaaatggtggttggccttcgcctattgaaggaaggcctctagtggacgtcggtgacctcgtcggtggaggaagccaaaagtggatgtaggtcaagattgaccgaaccactctaaatctcggtttgcatttactttgagcacattatctttactgcaaacctcctcaaaagcttactactttctgcgtatatacgattgggtttcaagctttgcactttccgaatcggcgtttagacgtaaatcagttttatcgtacgatcatcatatttcagtttgcgtttacgttttgatttctattataattgcaaactgcctttatatccttgccttaactgcatctcgcttaatcaagtgatttacgaatcagcatttagacgtaaatcagttttttcgtacgaatatcatatttcagtttgcgcctactatctgatttgatccataactgcaaactgcatttatatctttgctgcatctcacttaatcaaaagttaaagtgatttgcgaatcggctttcttactgaaatcacttttatcgaacaaacacagtttttttttaatcgtagaaggttttccgctgcactaattcacccccccctcttagtgctcttgatcctaacagtaaattctctcatcatattcaaagctccaatatgattataaagaaatccaacaacaaaaattgccctttctaaggttttcttgatttctaagatctttccaatatcctccaacattaaatcaatacaatgtgctgcacatggagtctaatacaagtgttatctttttgattcaagcaatttacctgagacaaaggataacaaaaatgataagacttaagagtttaacacacttaattgaagataaaataattaacaaaatcaaaagatgaatattaccagctaaaacatagttgcttccattgtcggttatgatttgaacgatattttgttctccaatttcttccacaaagttgtcaagtaaatcatatatcttgtctccagattttacaaaagatgaagcatctattgacttcacaaacatagtccctaaagaacaattaatcataaaattaattatactcctgcgcctcttgtcagtccaaacatctgacataatagagcaacaatGTGTTGcctatgattctttatgaccctttagtaagtcatttgtataattcaactctttttgcaacaatgaaactcacatctcataataacttggaggttttaatcctgcaccatatcttccaatagtttcaatcatatccttaaaactgtctaaacgagttgtactaaggggaagaccagcctgatagaagaagcgagcaatgtgctgaattgttcttcctcttatttctttatcacaagcatcacttatatttgtttgtctaaattttgaacctcctgcttgcccttgttgtttctgggatccttgaagcatatatagatccatcggtccttttttacctttcttagtactcataacttcttttccctttttgtcgtatactcttttttcacttgggttaatactcatagaataatcttttTCTTCATCTCTAAGATGTTCaatattgtcttctggtaaattcccgtaagattcattcttttgtgtcttcttttcattcatataactcagcaactcttcttttacctcaggtggacattttttgcaagctgctgtattcttgaaatttcctactagatgttgttttgcacgaaaaataccacctttgGTAGTCTTAtcacagaatatgcaagtcactgcattatgatcttttggatccttcaaataattatactttcatgcaggatctttttttgataccattggagactctattgagttgctatctacacttgccatttatgttgaaacatagcaaaaatttcaaataaataaaaattaacaacattaaaatcaaaataatatattattaatctattaacagtattgaaaattaatcatttcaaaattcaaataaacttaatattaagagtatactgtatactgagcctgacggagaaacgaggaagcagcggcagcggcgagcggcgacagcggcagtgggaaagggaaagggagcgggaggcgcgagcagcgggagggctcgcgggaggcgcgagcagcgggaaggctcgcaggagggctcgcgggaggcgcgagcagcgggaaggctcgcgggaggcgcaagcagcgacagcgacgagcagcgagatcgggatcgggagcggcagcagcaacgggttagggttgggtatggGTTAGGGTtaagtaagggttatatcggtttagttggttcgattgaaccaactaacaacagaaccaggaccgaaccagacctaaaatcctggttcggtcacttggtttacccaggcgctcgcccgaagcgcccagcgcctgggctcgggcgagcgcccaggcggcgcctgtttgaagcgtgccgcctgggacattagcgaggcgctcgggcctcgcctcgcctcgcccgagcgcctaggcgagcgcccgagcacctttttcaatcactgatccaaaaaaataattattttggatactttaTTATTGTATACTTCAAATAATATTTGTATTTCTAATCTATGATGCATGGGCACCAATGAGCCCATATAAATGCAACAGTCAGTTAAATCCTAAGAAAACAGATGTATCACAACATGAATTTGGGAGCAAAAAAGTTATTAAAGCATTGATGCAAGCACAAAACCTAGTATCTCATAAACATAAAGCCCAAAACTTGAAACTTGAAATGGATTTTACTATGATGGATTCATTGACAATTCTATGCTGTTGAAGAAGTAGCATAATTATTGGAGATTCTTGGAAAAAATAATTCAAGGTGGTCTTCTCATAACATAGCGTAACATAAGTTCCAAAAGAAAAAGGTTCTCCGAAAATTTGATATGAAAATTGAGAACAATGAAGATATTGAGTGATTATAGAAGTATCTGAAGGTTACCTTCCATTTTGATATGATTGGCAATGAATGATGTACAAATGACACATGATATAAATCTTCTTGCGATGTGTTTTCCAATGGAGGTTAGGATTTTATACTTCTTTTGGTGTTCTTTTATCTTAGCAACATTCTTTCTAGTTTCTATTGTGTAAGAAATTGCACAGACCTGCCAAAATTGGTGTCCATTTATGAGTTATTTGGACACCAAAATTAAAAATGCTATTCTCAGCTTTGAAGATTTTAATGGTATGCAATTGCATTATTAAATGGTATACTACTGctgattttattaattatttccaTCATCAAATTATAGATTCTTTTTCTCCACATTTGGTCCTTGTACTTATCCAAGTTGCTTATTGTACTTTAAGGGATGGCTACATGGTGCTTATTAACACTTGGAGGCGCAATTCTCTTCTCAAGAAAGCTGTGGCGCATTATGCATCATGTCCAAAAACTGATGCAATACATGTAGTTTGGAGTGAGAATGACCCACCACCAGAGAGCCTTAAAACCtatctcaaaaatattataatgtcaCGGTCCAGGAACTCACAGAAGCCTAAACTCCAATTCGACTTGAATGAGGAGGATAATTTGAATAATAGATTTAAGCCAATTAACAGTTTAACAAATGATGCAATATTTTCTGTTGATGATGATCTATTAATTCCTTGCTCTACACTGGAATTTGCATTCACAGTATGGCAAACTACCCCAGACACGATGGTTGGTTTTGTTCCTCGCATGCACTGGTTGGTTGAGGAGGTGAGTCATCTACTTTTTCGTGTGTTACATTTTGTCTATAATTGTCTGGAAGATCAAGTTGTGGAGTTCTGACAGATAACAAACCACTATAATATGCTATACTTTGGCTTATTTACCCTTAAGATTTCCTTTTTATGCAGTCAGGAAAAGATGAATATTTGATTGGCCTATTTCATATGATTCCTTGCACTTGGATTTGGGAGAATGTGTCCTTTTCTCTATATTCTCAAAGAGTGGATTTAAATACTAATTCAAAACCGGTTTCAACAACTTGTTGGACTGGTACGGTACTAGAATACAAGGCAGTTATTTGATCCTATACCAAAGGTATGTAATTCgctcggactggtatgtaccagttGTTGGTTACCAGTCCGGATGTGAACCGGCATATAGACTATCCAATATCAGACAGTCCACATGCAATACAAGGCTTACTTGGTGGGGGCAGTAAGCCTTGTGAACTGAACGGTAAGCTCGGTTCTCCATAACAATATCTTTTGAAGCTGGTTGGACATTACTCGATTGGCTAGGGCCATTGTTTGGATTAAGTCCAATCTGCTCCAAAACAAGTTAATTCATGGAACTACAAGATGATGGGAATGCAGTTTTCAAGATTCACAACAAATGAACACTAATGGGCCCTAGCTTTTACTGTTTAAGAGCTTTTAAAAGCAAGCTTAAGATAATTATCACCTAGGGACACATACACTATAGTAATCATCTCAAGTCACATGATCTCACCTAGGAACATATTCTGCCTCTAACATTTCATATTACAGAAGAACAGTGTGGTTTATTACAAATATGGTGGCTGGTGGTCAGTATGGTGGACAGGCACTTATAGTATGGTTCTTTCAAAAGCAGCATTTTTCCATCGGAAGTACTTGGATATGTATACTTACAAGATGCCATCAACAATTCACGATTATGTAACAAGAGAAAGGTCTGCAGTTGACAGTGATTACatttttacattgattttgcattttcatctgtTTACTCATATATGGTCTTTGCAGGAATTGTGAGGACATTGCAATGTCACTACTTGTTGCTAATGTCACTCAGGCTCCTCCCATCTGGGTCAAAGGTGACGTGGCGAATGCTCGATTTCATTATTCTATATCAAGAATTTCCTTTGTGTTTAGTGAAGAACAGACAATAGTTGTGACATCTCAAAACCAATAATGCATTGCCTTGAACACAAGTAACATTTGTTGAAATTATGTAAACTAATTATAATACGAGACAAAACATATTTTGGCAAGTTGATGATATAGATTGGTTGCTAATATATAACAATATAGTCCACGGACTGCTGCTCTTACCTCTTCCATCACAGCAATTCTATAACATCATTCCTGGGTCTCTCGTTGCTTTGGCAAAAAGCATTAAGGATAAATCACCAACCACTTCCCTACTGTTTGGATTTGATCAAGTACCTGTAAATTGATATTTTATGAGATTACCTTGATGATTTTAGCTGTGGTTACTCTGGTAGATTCCTGATTTCCcttttaagaaacaaaagatagaTGATGAGTACTCTTGCTATATACATTAGTATATTACCTTTGCAGAATTCCTTAGAAAATAGATCTAGAATTCGACTATTATTTTTATGCATCAAATATCTTGGAACCTCTTAAACACAAAATTATtcaacaagtcttttgaaattatgaaaaagaatgcatgattctttttttttgaattagcATCTTCGGTTGACTAATATTCTAGTGTGTATTTCATAGGCAACACCTAGATGACATTACCATTTTTATACTCTACTCAAGTTACATTAAAGCCATCTTTTTTCTTCACTGGTACTTCTCTTGTATCAAGGGTAGCTATTTCCAATAAAAAATATGTTATGTAAAGCCAGATTGGATCTTAAATTGGAGATCTTTTAGGAAATTTAGGCCACGAAGAAGGCATTTTGAATTACATGTACTGATGGAAAGCCCCTTGTTtacaaaatatatttattataatgtTGAAGTGCCTTAGGATTATAGGAAAAAGACCAATGGCAGCCTTCAGCCATGTGTTATACTTAAACCTAAAcagtgcatgaggctcccacTAATGTAAGATCTGAGAGTCACATATCATACTTCTACTTTATATCTTAATATATTCGTCTATATTGGGCTAAGATGAATCTATTTGTGACCTCAAAATGAGCTGAAGTCTGGCTTCTGAGTTATAATACTGCTCTTTGGCATGGTTAATgattttagtgaatattattttctatttGACATTCTTTAGATGCATCAATTGTAGTGCCTGCACTCACATTATTATGGAGTTTTTTTTACAGGAAAGATACATGAGATTGGTAGCTATGGTATTAGCAGTTTGGCAGGCCATAACAAAAGGAGGAATAACTGCCTCAATGACTTCATTTCCCTTTACGGAGCTGTTCCTTTAGTTTCAACCAACATAAAGGCTGTAGATGCACGAGAAGAATGGTTCTG
Coding sequences:
- the LOC103998841 gene encoding glycosylinositol phosphorylceramide mannosyl transferase 1-like — protein: MGVAAMAAFMGVRDAISTGAGGVAASAAMAAGGSPDAALNFGDGAVLPYSPAKVKTAPRGRASSWSSLLLLLGRTRKLAKVRLLLAAGVLLALVLLANPVGPLIGWNHQPSSSASSPSRDGYMVLINTWRRNSLLKKAVAHYASCPKTDAIHVVWSENDPPPESLKTYLKNIIMSRSRNSQKPKLQFDLNEEDNLNNRFKPINSLTNDAIFSVDDDLLIPCSTLEFAFTVWQTTPDTMVGFVPRMHWLVEEKNSVVYYKYGGWWSVWWTGTYSMVLSKAAFFHRKYLDMYTYKMPSTIHDYVTRERNCEDIAMSLLVANVTQAPPIWVKGKIHEIGSYGISSLAGHNKRRNNCLNDFISLYGAVPLVSTNIKAVDAREEWFW